The following proteins are encoded in a genomic region of Saccharopolyspora antimicrobica:
- a CDS encoding 1,4-dihydroxy-2-naphthoate polyprenyltransferase has product MATVAQWIEGARIRTFPNAIAPVLAGTGAAAGLDGFDLPIAVLALAVSMFLIIGVNFANDYSDGIRGTDDDRVGPFRLVGSGSARPAAVRTAAWICFGLAAIAGLGVVFLSGQWWLLAIGALCIAGAWFYTGGKRPYGYAGFGELAVFVFFGLIAVLGTMYVQAGKISGFGIGAAVGVGALSSAVLVANNLRDIPSDRVTGKRTLAVMLGDRDTRTLYVTLALVPFLITVLIGLRNSWVLLGFAALLPLVVPLRAVITGAQGRALIPALRDTGLAMLIWAIITGGALAFG; this is encoded by the coding sequence ATGGCGACTGTTGCGCAGTGGATCGAGGGAGCTCGGATCCGCACCTTCCCGAACGCGATCGCGCCGGTGCTCGCCGGGACCGGCGCCGCGGCGGGGCTCGACGGGTTCGACCTGCCGATCGCGGTCCTCGCCCTCGCGGTTTCGATGTTCCTGATCATCGGCGTGAACTTCGCCAACGACTACTCCGACGGCATCCGGGGCACCGACGACGACCGGGTCGGCCCGTTCCGGCTGGTCGGCTCCGGCTCCGCCCGGCCGGCCGCGGTGCGCACCGCGGCCTGGATCTGCTTCGGGCTCGCCGCGATCGCCGGCCTGGGCGTGGTGTTCCTCAGCGGGCAGTGGTGGCTGCTGGCCATCGGCGCGCTGTGCATCGCCGGAGCCTGGTTCTACACCGGCGGCAAACGGCCCTACGGCTACGCCGGTTTCGGCGAGCTGGCCGTGTTCGTCTTCTTCGGACTGATCGCGGTGCTGGGCACCATGTACGTGCAGGCCGGGAAGATCAGCGGCTTCGGCATCGGCGCCGCGGTGGGCGTCGGCGCGCTGTCCAGCGCGGTGCTGGTGGCCAACAACCTGCGCGACATCCCGTCCGACCGCGTCACCGGCAAGCGCACCCTGGCGGTGATGCTCGGCGACCGCGACACCCGGACCCTCTACGTCACGCTCGCGCTGGTCCCGTTCCTGATCACGGTGCTGATCGGGCTGCGGAACTCGTGGGTGCTGCTCGGTTTCGCCGCGCTGCTGCCGCTCGTCGTCCCGCTGCGGGCGGTGATCACCGGCGCGCAGGGACGCGCGCTGATCCCGGCGCTGCGCGACACCGGCCTGGCCATGCTGATCTGGGCGATCATCACCGGCGGCGCACTGGCCTTCGGCTGA
- the menE gene encoding o-succinylbenzoate--CoA ligase, whose translation MSSARHLQPLPVPPGSDALDVLPALERALNGEGPALLPVRGDDAAESHRLTGALSGPLTSAEDSADDPTALVIATSGSTGAPKGVLLTAAALRASAEATHRRLGGPGHWLLAMPAHHIAGIQVLVRALLAGTRPHAVDTAGGFRPDSFATAARHVLAADGPHYTALVPTQLSRLLSAGGDGLASLRKFDAVLLGGAATPPALLHRALADGVRATTTYGMSETSGGCVYDGQPLDVAEVRVDGETGPILLRGPMLARGYRHQPEAAAFAGGWFRTGDLGRWQDGRLEVLGRADDMIITGGVNVAPLPVERVLAEQPGVREVCVLGVPDPEWGQAVAAAVVPADPAEPPAEPELRAAVRARLNAAAAPKRFAFLPELPLRGPGKPDRRALAELFQA comes from the coding sequence GGAGCGGGCGCTGAACGGCGAGGGCCCGGCCCTGCTGCCGGTCCGCGGCGACGACGCCGCGGAGTCCCACCGGCTCACCGGAGCGCTCTCCGGTCCGCTGACCAGCGCGGAGGACTCCGCCGACGACCCGACCGCGCTGGTCATCGCCACCTCCGGCTCCACCGGCGCGCCCAAGGGCGTGCTGCTGACGGCCGCGGCCCTGCGCGCTTCGGCCGAAGCCACCCACCGCCGCCTCGGTGGGCCCGGTCACTGGCTGCTGGCGATGCCCGCGCACCACATCGCCGGGATCCAGGTCCTGGTCCGAGCGCTGCTCGCGGGAACCCGCCCGCACGCCGTGGACACCGCTGGCGGCTTCCGCCCGGACAGCTTCGCCACAGCCGCGCGGCACGTCCTCGCCGCGGACGGCCCGCACTACACCGCGCTGGTGCCGACCCAGCTGTCCCGGCTGCTCAGCGCGGGTGGTGACGGCCTCGCCTCGCTCCGGAAGTTCGACGCGGTGCTGCTCGGCGGCGCCGCCACTCCGCCCGCGCTGCTGCACCGCGCGCTGGCCGACGGCGTCCGCGCGACCACGACCTACGGGATGAGCGAGACCTCGGGCGGATGCGTGTACGACGGGCAGCCGCTGGACGTCGCGGAGGTCCGGGTCGACGGCGAGACCGGGCCGATCCTGCTGCGCGGGCCGATGCTGGCAAGGGGGTACCGGCACCAGCCGGAGGCCGCCGCGTTCGCCGGCGGCTGGTTCCGGACCGGTGATCTCGGCCGCTGGCAGGACGGGCGGCTGGAGGTGCTGGGCCGCGCCGACGACATGATCATCACCGGTGGCGTCAACGTCGCCCCGCTGCCGGTGGAGCGGGTGCTCGCCGAGCAGCCCGGCGTCCGCGAGGTGTGCGTGCTCGGCGTGCCCGACCCGGAGTGGGGCCAGGCTGTCGCCGCCGCGGTCGTGCCCGCCGATCCGGCCGAACCACCGGCCGAACCGGAACTGCGCGCCGCCGTCCGCGCGCGGCTGAACGCCGCCGCCGCGCCGAAGCGCTTCGCCTTCCTCCCGGAACTGCCGCTGCGCGGCCCGGGCAAGCCGGACCGCCGGGCGCTGGCGGAGCTCTTCCAGGCCTGA